The Clostridia bacterium genome contains a region encoding:
- a CDS encoding diadenylate cyclase, which produces MNFTDYLYKTITNFNYISAIEIVFIFVVIYFSYSFYKKNNSTWFCFAEIIAILLVFLFNTLGFVGGKIYIFALLMLLCLFPLILFSGEIKRGLFRLSWKRKFNVLSAQELSQEELQQSVNNIVKACLNMSKANIGALIIIADNINQSIVESGTSLNAEISSQLIETLFFPRSPLHDGAVLIVGDKLISAGCYLTLTSRTDLSKDLGTRHRAGIGHTEQFPQNTAIIVSEETGIISASHDGRLIRYLDGESLVKVVKHALNISGGSEQEQLIWGAKYEE; this is translated from the coding sequence TTGAACTTTACCGATTATTTATATAAAACAATAACAAATTTTAATTATATTTCGGCGATTGAGATTGTGTTTATCTTTGTTGTTATATATTTTTCTTATAGTTTTTACAAGAAAAACAATTCAACTTGGTTTTGTTTTGCTGAAATAATTGCAATTTTACTAGTTTTTTTGTTTAACACACTAGGGTTTGTAGGCGGTAAAATTTATATTTTTGCTTTGCTTATGTTGCTTTGTCTTTTTCCGCTTATATTATTTAGCGGTGAGATTAAGAGAGGGCTATTTAGGCTTAGCTGGAAACGAAAGTTTAATGTTTTGTCGGCGCAAGAGCTATCGCAAGAAGAACTTCAACAGTCGGTTAACAATATTGTAAAAGCTTGCCTTAATATGAGTAAAGCAAATATAGGCGCATTGATAATTATTGCCGACAACATAAATCAATCCATAGTAGAGAGCGGTACTTCGCTAAATGCAGAAATTTCTAGTCAACTTATTGAAACTTTGTTTTTCCCTCGTTCGCCTTTGCACGACGGCGCAGTTTTAATAGTAGGGGACAAACTTATATCGGCGGGCTGTTATTTAACGCTTACTTCCCGCACGGACTTATCCAAAGACTTAGGCACTCGTCACCGTGCAGGCATAGGGCATACCGAGCAGTTCCCTCAAAACACGGCGATTATTGTATCCGAAGAAACCGGCATTATCTCGGCTAGCCACGATGGTAGATTAATTAGGTATTTAGACGGCGAAAGTTTGGTCAAGGTAGTCAAACACGCTTTAAACATTTCTGGCGGTAGCGAACAAGAACAGCTAATTTGGGGTGCGAAATATGAAGAATAA
- a CDS encoding NADH-dependent [FeFe] hydrogenase, group A6: MKTITLKIDNIQYEVPEGSTVLQACRHVGVNIPTLCYFKDLNPLGACRICVVEVKNMRGLQAACVLPATPNMEIFTHTNKVLDSRKTTLELMLSNHNNDCNSCVKSQNCQLQRLSQEYNCDANRFDGAKTKGEVEVTPYLIRDNSKCILCRRCVAMCKSRQHVSVIGANERGFNTHIGTFFGEDLDKVGCVACGQCITVCPTGALREKDDTDKVFSAIANKDIHVVMMPAPAVRVAIGEEFGYPVGTNQQGKLVTAMRRLGVDSVLDIDFAADLTIMEEGTEFINRLTKGGVLPMFTSCSPGWINYIEQYYPELLPHLSTCKSPQMMAGALVKTYYAEKHNIDPRKIFAVTVMPCVAKKVEIARPEMQNAEGIRDLDATITTRELARMIRRCGIDFAELPEGDFDSLIGHGSEAGLLFGATGGVMEAALRTVSEVLEKKPLEKLDFKAVRGTEGIKRATVKVAGVDVKVAVTNGIENAHLILEELKAGKISDYHFIEVMCCPGGCVTGGGQPIQPENVWDKIDVRAVRAKAIYDTDKKSLARKSHENPEIIEIYKEFLGEPNSHKSHELLHTHYTAKPIK, encoded by the coding sequence ATGAAAACAATTACCTTAAAAATTGATAATATTCAATATGAAGTACCCGAGGGTAGCACGGTTTTACAGGCGTGCCGTCACGTAGGCGTTAATATTCCTACATTGTGCTATTTTAAAGACCTTAATCCTCTCGGCGCTTGCCGTATTTGTGTTGTTGAAGTTAAGAATATGCGTGGACTGCAAGCCGCTTGCGTTCTGCCAGCAACTCCCAATATGGAAATTTTCACTCACACAAACAAAGTTTTAGATAGTCGCAAGACTACGCTAGAATTAATGCTCTCTAACCACAACAACGATTGCAACAGTTGCGTGAAGAGCCAAAACTGCCAACTTCAAAGACTCTCGCAAGAATATAATTGTGACGCTAATCGTTTTGATGGCGCAAAGACTAAGGGCGAAGTTGAAGTTACGCCGTATTTAATTAGAGACAATTCTAAGTGTATTCTTTGTCGTCGTTGCGTAGCTATGTGCAAATCTCGTCAACACGTTTCTGTAATCGGCGCAAACGAGCGTGGTTTTAACACTCATATAGGCACATTCTTTGGCGAAGACTTAGACAAGGTCGGTTGCGTAGCTTGCGGACAATGTATTACGGTTTGTCCAACAGGCGCTTTGCGTGAAAAAGATGACACCGACAAAGTTTTTTCGGCTATTGCCAACAAAGATATTCACGTAGTTATGATGCCAGCCCCAGCCGTAAGAGTAGCAATCGGCGAAGAATTTGGTTATCCCGTTGGCACAAATCAACAAGGCAAACTTGTTACGGCTATGCGTAGACTTGGCGTTGATTCTGTTCTTGACATTGACTTTGCAGCCGACCTTACAATTATGGAAGAAGGCACAGAGTTTATCAACAGACTTACTAAGGGCGGAGTTCTACCTATGTTTACTTCGTGTTCTCCCGGCTGGATAAATTATATCGAACAATACTATCCCGAATTATTACCGCATCTATCAACTTGCAAGAGTCCTCAAATGATGGCAGGCGCTCTTGTAAAAACTTACTACGCCGAAAAGCACAACATCGACCCTCGCAAAATTTTTGCAGTAACCGTTATGCCTTGCGTAGCTAAGAAAGTTGAAATTGCTCGTCCCGAAATGCAGAATGCCGAGGGCATAAGAGACTTAGACGCTACAATTACCACTCGTGAACTTGCTCGTATGATTCGTCGTTGCGGTATTGACTTTGCCGAACTACCCGAAGGCGACTTTGATTCTTTAATCGGTCACGGTAGCGAAGCCGGTCTATTATTTGGAGCAACGGGCGGTGTTATGGAGGCAGCTTTACGTACAGTAAGCGAAGTTTTAGAGAAAAAACCTCTTGAAAAGCTTGATTTTAAGGCAGTAAGAGGCACAGAAGGCATTAAGAGAGCAACCGTTAAAGTAGCAGGCGTTGACGTTAAGGTAGCCGTAACTAATGGTATTGAGAATGCTCACCTTATTCTTGAAGAACTTAAAGCCGGCAAAATTAGCGATTATCACTTTATAGAAGTTATGTGTTGTCCGGGCGGTTGCGTAACCGGTGGCGGTCAACCTATCCAACCCGAAAATGTCTGGGACAAAATTGACGTTAGGGCAGTTAGGGCAAAGGCAATTTACGACACCGACAAAAAGAGCTTAGCTAGAAAGAGTCACGAAAATCCCGAAATAATCGAAATTTATAAGGAATTTTTAGGCGAACCCAACTCTCATAAGTCGCACGAACTATTGCACACCCACTATACGGCAAAGCCTATTAAGTAA
- a CDS encoding NADH-quinone oxidoreductase subunit NuoF, whose amino-acid sequence MIRSYILVCGGTGCTSNHSHEIIDALNAEIKANKLEEEVKVIMTGCFGLCAKGPIMVVYPEGAFYHSITVADVKEIVAEHIIKGRIVKRLLHTEDDTKEQVLSLSQTEFLKKQVRVALRNCGVIDPENIEEYIAHDGYQALGKVLTEMTKEEVINVIKDSGLRGRGGGGFPTGKKWEFAYLQDNPVKYVCCNADEGDPGAFMDRSILEGDPHCVIEAMAIAGYAIGSSQGFVYIRAEYPIAVKRLKKAIADAKEYGLLGNNIFGTSFCFDLDIKLGAGAFVCGEETALMTSIEGNRGEPRVRPPFPAVKGLFAKPTILNNVETYANIAQIINKGADWFKTMGTERSRGTKVFAIGGKIVNTGLVEIPMGTTLREVIYEIGGGIRNGKKFKAVQTGGPSGGCIPAAHLDIPIEYDKLIEMGSMMGSGGMIIMDEDNCMVDIAKFYLEFIVDESCGKCTSCRIGTKRLLEMLTKVTKGTATMEDLDKMESLAEYMADTALCALGKTAANPVLSTLRYFRDEYVSHIVDKVCPAGVCKALINFHIDPEKCIGCTLCARNCPVKAISGEVKKVHTLDVTKCIKCGLCAAKCPKGAIYKK is encoded by the coding sequence ATGATAAGGTCTTACATACTAGTTTGTGGTGGCACAGGTTGTACCTCTAACCACTCACACGAAATTATCGATGCGCTAAACGCTGAAATTAAGGCTAATAAGCTTGAAGAAGAAGTCAAAGTTATTATGACTGGTTGTTTCGGTCTTTGCGCTAAGGGTCCAATTATGGTAGTTTATCCCGAGGGAGCGTTCTACCACTCAATCACGGTTGCCGACGTAAAAGAAATTGTCGCCGAGCATATTATTAAGGGTAGAATTGTCAAGAGATTGCTTCATACTGAGGACGACACTAAGGAACAAGTCCTTTCTTTAAGTCAAACCGAATTTTTAAAGAAGCAAGTAAGGGTTGCGCTACGCAACTGTGGCGTAATTGACCCCGAAAATATCGAAGAATACATCGCTCACGACGGTTATCAAGCCTTAGGCAAGGTTTTAACCGAAATGACCAAAGAAGAAGTTATCAATGTTATCAAAGATAGCGGTTTGCGTGGTCGTGGCGGTGGCGGTTTCCCCACAGGCAAGAAGTGGGAATTTGCATATTTACAAGATAATCCCGTTAAATATGTTTGTTGTAACGCCGACGAAGGCGACCCGGGCGCATTTATGGACAGGTCAATTCTTGAAGGCGACCCTCACTGCGTAATCGAGGCTATGGCAATCGCAGGCTACGCTATCGGTTCAAGTCAAGGTTTTGTTTATATTCGTGCAGAATATCCAATAGCGGTTAAAAGACTTAAAAAGGCAATAGCCGACGCAAAAGAATATGGCTTGCTAGGCAACAATATCTTTGGCACTTCATTTTGCTTTGACCTAGACATTAAATTAGGCGCAGGCGCATTTGTATGTGGCGAAGAAACAGCCTTAATGACTTCAATCGAAGGTAATCGTGGCGAACCCAGAGTACGCCCGCCTTTCCCAGCCGTTAAAGGTCTTTTTGCTAAGCCCACAATATTAAATAACGTAGAAACTTATGCAAATATCGCTCAAATTATAAATAAGGGCGCAGATTGGTTTAAGACAATGGGGACAGAACGTTCTCGTGGCACAAAAGTATTTGCAATCGGCGGTAAAATTGTTAACACTGGTCTAGTAGAAATTCCTATGGGCACTACGCTTAGAGAGGTAATTTATGAGATAGGCGGAGGTATCCGTAACGGTAAGAAATTTAAGGCAGTTCAAACAGGCGGACCTTCGGGCGGTTGTATCCCTGCGGCTCACCTAGATATACCAATCGAATATGACAAACTTATCGAGATGGGTTCAATGATGGGTAGTGGCGGTATGATTATTATGGACGAAGACAACTGTATGGTCGACATCGCTAAGTTCTACCTAGAATTTATCGTTGACGAATCTTGCGGTAAATGTACTTCTTGTCGTATCGGCACAAAAAGACTGCTTGAAATGCTCACTAAGGTTACTAAGGGTACGGCTACAATGGAAGACCTTGACAAAATGGAGTCGCTCGCCGAATATATGGCAGATACCGCTCTATGCGCTTTGGGCAAGACTGCGGCTAACCCCGTACTATCAACATTAAGATATTTTAGAGACGAATATGTTTCTCATATAGTTGACAAAGTTTGTCCTGCCGGCGTGTGCAAAGCTCTTATTAACTTCCACATTGACCCCGAGAAATGTATCGGTTGTACTTTGTGCGCAAGAAATTGCCCAGTTAAAGCAATCTCGGGCGAAGTTAAGAAAGTTCACACCCTAGACGTAACTAAGTGCATCAAGTGCGGTTTATGCGCCGCTAAGTGTCCTAAGGGCGCAATTTACAAGAAGTAA
- a CDS encoding (2Fe-2S) ferredoxin domain-containing protein: MKSLQELNAIKEKVLNMGLNRQNVGEETTRVVVGMATCGIAAGARPVLNELIAEVAKRNLKNVIVSQTGCIGMCKYEPIVEVFMPNKEKVTYVLVTPEKVARIVTEHLVNGNPVKEYINLV; the protein is encoded by the coding sequence ATGAAATCTTTACAAGAGCTTAACGCAATCAAAGAAAAAGTGCTTAATATGGGGCTTAATCGTCAAAATGTCGGCGAAGAAACAACCCGAGTTGTTGTTGGTATGGCAACTTGCGGTATAGCGGCAGGCGCAAGACCAGTATTAAACGAATTAATTGCCGAGGTAGCTAAACGCAACCTTAAAAATGTTATTGTCAGCCAAACCGGCTGTATAGGTATGTGCAAATACGAGCCTATCGTAGAAGTGTTTATGCCCAACAAAGAAAAAGTTACTTATGTGTTGGTTACTCCCGAAAAAGTTGCCAGAATTGTCACCGAGCATCTAGTCAATGGCAACCCAGTAAAAGAATATATAAATTTAGTATAA
- a CDS encoding ATP-binding protein: MKELSLNILDIVNNSITAGSTQIDIVVDYNFSVNLLTLVITDNGCGMSQEFIAKVCDPFTTTRTTRKVGLGIPLFKLSALQSNGSFNITSKVGFGTTITATFEINNIDRMPMGDLASTISLLIQANQNINYLFTYRVNKQEFIFSTLEIKEMLGEVSIVQPEVTQFISNYILENINKTNGGYEIL, encoded by the coding sequence ATGAAAGAATTATCACTAAATATATTAGATATAGTCAACAACTCAATTACAGCGGGTTCAACTCAAATTGATATTGTGGTAGATTATAATTTTAGCGTCAATTTGCTTACCCTAGTAATTACCGACAATGGTTGCGGTATGAGTCAAGAGTTTATAGCTAAGGTTTGTGACCCTTTTACCACAACTCGCACAACTCGCAAAGTCGGCTTAGGAATACCACTATTTAAGCTTTCGGCCTTGCAGTCAAACGGCAGTTTTAACATTACCTCTAAGGTAGGCTTTGGCACGACTATTACGGCTACCTTTGAAATAAACAATATTGACCGTATGCCTATGGGCGACCTTGCTTCGACTATTAGTTTGTTAATTCAAGCAAACCAGAATATTAACTACCTATTTACTTACAGAGTAAATAAACAGGAGTTTATATTTAGCACCTTAGAAATTAAAGAAATGCTAGGCGAAGTATCAATAGTTCAACCCGAAGTGACGCAATTTATTAGTAATTATATTTTAGAGAATATAAATAAGACAAATGGAGGATATGAGATTTTATGA
- a CDS encoding phosphoesterase, whose product MQIKADLHIHSVLSGCAEEDNTISNIVNMSHLLDTQIIALADHNAIENYPALEAYARQYGIVTIPAMEVTTSEEIHVLCLFRTYKQGLDLFKRIYQQIPKYPLNTSFYNKQLVLDKDDNVVKQYDDLLNVATCYDIFELVDEVSKLGGVAIPAHIDRDSFSVLSVLGSLPPDLNVTTLEVSSVCPASLIEQYRGKYNIICDSDAHNIEALVRFSSYIELDSLSKTNLINMLSVRPNKL is encoded by the coding sequence ATGCAAATAAAGGCTGATTTACATATTCATTCGGTATTGAGCGGTTGCGCAGAAGAAGATAATACAATTTCAAATATTGTCAATATGAGCCATCTTCTGGATACCCAAATTATCGCTCTTGCCGACCATAACGCAATCGAGAATTACCCTGCGTTAGAAGCGTATGCAAGACAGTATGGCATAGTTACAATTCCGGCTATGGAAGTTACTACTAGCGAAGAAATACACGTTCTATGTCTTTTTAGAACATATAAGCAAGGGTTAGATTTATTTAAGCGTATTTATCAGCAAATACCAAAATATCCGCTTAACACCTCTTTTTACAACAAGCAACTTGTATTAGATAAAGACGACAACGTCGTTAAACAATACGACGATTTGCTTAACGTTGCGACTTGTTACGATATTTTTGAACTCGTAGACGAGGTGTCAAAGTTAGGCGGGGTTGCAATTCCAGCTCACATAGACCGAGATAGTTTTAGCGTATTGTCCGTACTGGGTAGCCTTCCGCCAGACCTCAACGTAACTACTCTTGAAGTGTCGTCTGTTTGTCCGGCTAGTTTGATAGAACAATATCGTGGCAAATATAACATCATTTGCGACAGCGACGCTCATAATATCGAGGCGTTAGTTAGATTTAGCAGTTATATCGAACTTGACAGTTTGTCAAAGACCAACTTAATTAATATGCTGTCGGTTAGACCAAACAAATTATGA
- a CDS encoding [Fe-Fe] hydrogenase large subunit C-terminal domain-containing protein, whose product MTKGFKSIQLDTAKCVGCTNCMKKCPTQAIRVRQGKASINYDKCISCGNCVRACPSHAISAQCDGFDTLGNYKFNVALAPSCLFAQFPHLDDPDLILNGLYNIGFDHVYETARASDLLSLIKRETFIMGDCKTPAISTVCPACVELILTKYQCLKDNLVTHLPPLVLAAKEARAEARELSGLPDSEIGVFYISPCPAKAQAIIDGFYSSVPELSGALSVSEVCKRLQKVDKDDVVIKQRLKASSNGIAWSTSGGEAASFPNTRQLAADGIDNCISILRELEDGKLENIDFVELHACHSGCVGGVFNVINTFIAKSKIHTLRKTTLLNKTNSCDRLDKPVEYYQDSWEWQTKDVYKLDSDITVAMDKMEHLEKVLNCLPRLDCGVCGSPNCRSFAEDVVQGLVDIKQCVMMRLKNDK is encoded by the coding sequence ATGACTAAGGGGTTTAAGTCAATTCAATTAGACACCGCTAAGTGTGTGGGCTGTACTAACTGTATGAAGAAATGCCCAACCCAAGCAATAAGAGTTCGTCAAGGTAAAGCGTCAATCAATTATGACAAGTGTATTTCTTGTGGTAATTGCGTTAGAGCTTGCCCTTCTCACGCCATTTCCGCCCAATGCGACGGTTTTGATACGCTAGGCAATTATAAATTTAACGTTGCGCTTGCGCCTTCGTGCTTATTTGCTCAATTTCCTCACTTAGACGACCCAGATTTAATCCTTAATGGTTTATATAACATAGGTTTTGACCACGTTTACGAAACTGCTCGTGCCTCAGACTTATTGTCCTTAATCAAACGTGAAACCTTTATTATGGGCGACTGCAAGACTCCGGCAATTTCAACTGTTTGCCCGGCTTGCGTAGAACTTATTTTAACAAAATATCAATGTTTAAAAGATAATTTAGTAACTCATTTACCGCCTCTTGTGCTTGCCGCAAAGGAAGCCCGAGCCGAAGCGAGAGAGCTTAGCGGTTTACCCGACAGCGAAATCGGCGTATTCTACATTTCTCCTTGCCCGGCAAAAGCGCAAGCTATAATCGATGGTTTTTATTCAAGCGTACCCGAACTTTCTGGGGCGTTAAGCGTGTCAGAAGTTTGCAAACGTTTGCAAAAGGTAGATAAAGACGACGTAGTTATCAAGCAAAGGCTTAAAGCGTCAAGCAACGGCATAGCTTGGTCGACTAGCGGAGGCGAAGCGGCAAGTTTTCCTAACACTCGTCAACTTGCGGCTGACGGCATTGACAACTGCATTTCAATTTTGCGTGAGCTAGAAGACGGCAAATTAGAAAATATTGACTTTGTCGAATTACACGCTTGTCACAGCGGTTGCGTAGGCGGAGTGTTTAACGTTATCAATACTTTTATCGCTAAGAGCAAAATTCACACTTTGCGCAAGACTACTTTATTAAATAAGACAAATTCGTGCGATAGATTAGATAAGCCCGTAGAATATTACCAAGACTCTTGGGAATGGCAAACTAAGGACGTGTACAAGCTAGATAGCGACATAACCGTAGCTATGGATAAGATGGAACACCTCGAAAAAGTTCTTAATTGTTTGCCTAGATTAGATTGTGGCGTATGCGGTTCGCCTAACTGCCGTTCTTTTGCCGAAGACGTAGTGCAGGGTCTAGTCGACATTAAACAATGCGTTATGATGAGGCTTAAAAATGACAAATAA
- a CDS encoding ATP-binding protein, translating into MPNIEWKFEVDGSNFDLAGHASQQIKSRLKQLGIADETIRRVVIAMYEGEINMVIHANGGYAIVTMDPSVITVTLADTGKGIENIELAMKEGYSTATSQIRELGFGAGMGLPNMKKYSDSMDIQSTVGVGTTITMTFKM; encoded by the coding sequence ATGCCAAATATAGAGTGGAAGTTTGAGGTAGACGGCAGTAATTTTGACCTTGCCGGTCACGCCTCTCAACAGATTAAATCTAGGCTTAAACAACTAGGTATTGCCGACGAAACAATTCGCCGTGTGGTAATAGCTATGTACGAGGGCGAAATAAATATGGTTATCCACGCAAACGGCGGTTACGCTATTGTTACAATGGACCCTAGCGTTATTACCGTTACGCTTGCCGACACCGGCAAGGGCATAGAAAATATCGAACTAGCGATGAAGGAAGGTTATTCAACCGCTACTTCGCAGATACGAGAATTAGGTTTTGGCGCAGGTATGGGACTGCCAAATATGAAAAAATATAGCGATTCTATGGATATTCAATCAACGGTAGGCGTAGGCACTACCATAACAATGACATTCAAAATGTAA
- a CDS encoding DRTGG domain-containing protein encodes MTIREVATLLSADVLNGEDLLDTNIVSACGSDMMSDVLAMVKDQAVLLTGLANPQVVRTALMMDMKCVCFVRGKLPDDKTIQLAKENNIILLTTKEKMFTACGKLYSAGIIGGM; translated from the coding sequence ATGACTATAAGAGAAGTAGCAACTTTATTGAGCGCAGATGTGCTAAACGGAGAAGATTTACTTGATACTAACATCGTATCGGCTTGCGGTAGCGATATGATGTCCGACGTGCTTGCTATGGTCAAAGACCAAGCTGTTCTTCTTACCGGGCTAGCCAATCCGCAAGTAGTTAGAACTGCTCTTATGATGGATATGAAATGCGTTTGTTTTGTTCGTGGCAAGTTGCCCGACGACAAGACCATTCAACTAGCCAAAGAAAACAACATAATTTTGCTTACAACCAAAGAGAAAATGTTTACCGCTTGCGGTAAGCTCTATTCCGCCGGCATAATAGGTGGTATGTGA
- a CDS encoding NAD(P)H-dependent oxidoreductase subunit E: MSSKVIQGDFLETAEQAKRLQAVLDKYAGIKDSAVAVLEEVQVIYGYLPKQVLTRVSKAINRSEEELYGIGTFYSQFSLFPKGKYNFAVCLGTACYVNDAKAVLDRLITVLGISEGECTDDGKFSITVMRCVGCCGLAPVLTVNEDVYGKMTPKLVDEIVDKYRNL; this comes from the coding sequence ATGAGCTCAAAAGTAATTCAAGGTGATTTTTTAGAAACAGCCGAACAGGCAAAGAGATTACAAGCCGTTCTTGACAAGTATGCCGGTATTAAAGATTCGGCGGTAGCCGTGCTTGAAGAAGTACAAGTAATTTATGGTTATTTGCCTAAACAAGTACTTACTAGGGTTAGCAAGGCTATTAATAGGTCGGAAGAAGAATTGTACGGTATCGGCACTTTCTACTCACAATTTAGCTTATTTCCTAAGGGAAAATACAATTTTGCAGTATGTTTAGGCACAGCTTGCTATGTCAACGACGCCAAAGCCGTCCTTGATAGGCTTATTACCGTACTCGGTATTAGCGAAGGCGAATGCACAGACGACGGCAAATTCTCAATTACAGTTATGCGTTGCGTAGGTTGTTGCGGTCTTGCGCCGGTGCTTACGGTAAACGAAGACGTATACGGCAAAATGACACCCAAATTAGTTGATGAAATTGTAGATAAATACAGAAATTTATAA
- a CDS encoding diaminopimelate dehydrogenase, whose protein sequence is MLGIIGYGALGKAVEQLLQEHNEQAIIYTSQKNISTSFDYFDYDKLGRHNLTYAYMCLSSTILPQKLGEVLRYTSTIDCYDVHGNFKEYFDTADKNAKSNNNIAIVGAGWDCGLFSLARAISSRLGNTHTFWGKGVSLGHSSAVRKIEGVEDCVAYTIPVESEISLAYQGQPSKKPYQKHIRKVIVLPKNNADNAKIARQILGDYNYFADYPCEIIFVNQEEFASVKNDISHKGEVICVGKNYDLTLACRMKSNPYFTACIMRAISFSIDKLTQKGAYTLMDIPFKYFLSERSDIWTLI, encoded by the coding sequence ATGTTAGGAATTATAGGTTACGGCGCTTTGGGCAAGGCGGTAGAGCAACTTTTGCAAGAACATAATGAGCAAGCCATTATTTATACTTCGCAAAAGAATATTTCTACTTCGTTTGATTATTTTGATTACGATAAACTTGGTAGACACAACTTAACTTACGCTTATATGTGCCTAAGCTCGACCATATTGCCTCAAAAGCTCGGCGAAGTTTTGCGTTATACTTCTACCATTGATTGTTACGACGTTCACGGTAATTTTAAAGAATATTTTGATACCGCTGACAAAAATGCAAAAAGCAATAATAATATCGCAATAGTTGGCGCAGGGTGGGACTGCGGACTTTTTTCGCTTGCTAGGGCAATTTCAAGTCGATTAGGCAATACTCATACTTTTTGGGGCAAGGGCGTTTCGCTAGGTCATTCTTCCGCCGTAAGAAAAATTGAAGGGGTAGAAGACTGCGTAGCTTATACTATACCTGTCGAAAGCGAAATTTCTTTGGCTTATCAAGGTCAACCAAGTAAAAAACCTTACCAAAAACATATAAGAAAAGTTATAGTTTTACCTAAAAACAATGCCGATAACGCAAAGATTGCAAGGCAAATACTAGGCGACTACAACTACTTTGCCGATTATCCCTGCGAAATAATCTTTGTAAATCAAGAAGAATTTGCTTCTGTTAAGAATGATATTTCTCACAAGGGCGAAGTAATTTGCGTAGGTAAAAACTACGACTTAACGCTTGCTTGTCGTATGAAATCTAACCCGTATTTTACGGCTTGTATTATGCGGGCTATATCGTTTTCTATTGATAAATTGACTCAAAAAGGGGCATATACCTTGATGGATATACCATTTAAGTATTTTTTAAGTGAAAGAAGCGACATCTGGACTTTAATTTAA
- a CDS encoding dCMP deaminase family protein — protein MDKWDKRFMQLAYAVASWSSCYQTNRHVGAVVIKDKRILTTGYNGAPSNITSCLDKGECMRRKLDILSGTRQELCYAVHAEQNAIIQAARIGISLNNATMYVTHQPCIICAKMIINSGISRIVYNEGYPDEFALQLFKEANLTVEKCDYELPL, from the coding sequence ATGGATAAGTGGGATAAAAGATTTATGCAACTTGCCTATGCCGTTGCATCGTGGAGTAGTTGTTATCAAACAAATAGACACGTTGGGGCTGTCGTTATCAAAGATAAACGCATATTGACAACGGGCTATAACGGAGCGCCTAGCAATATTACAAGTTGCCTAGATAAAGGCGAATGTATGCGCAGAAAACTAGACATTCTTTCCGGCACAAGACAGGAATTATGTTACGCCGTTCACGCCGAACAAAACGCAATAATACAAGCCGCAAGAATTGGCATAAGCCTAAACAACGCAACTATGTATGTCACGCATCAACCTTGTATAATATGCGCAAAAATGATTATCAATAGCGGTATTAGCCGAATTGTATATAACGAAGGCTACCCCGACGAATTTGCCCTTCAACTATTTAAAGAAGCTAATCTTACGGTAGAAAAATGCGATTATGAATTGCCGTTATAG
- a CDS encoding co-chaperone GroES, whose product MKVKPLFDKVVVKTAEETKTNASGIILPTSAQEKQEIAEVIAVGEGGIIDGKEIVMKVKVGDKVLYSKYAGSQFKLDGQEFTIIRQNDILAIVE is encoded by the coding sequence ATGAAAGTAAAACCATTATTTGACAAAGTGGTAGTAAAAACGGCAGAAGAAACTAAGACAAACGCTTCGGGTATAATTCTTCCTACTTCGGCGCAAGAAAAACAAGAAATAGCCGAAGTTATAGCTGTTGGCGAAGGCGGAATTATCGACGGAAAAGAAATTGTTATGAAAGTAAAAGTCGGCGACAAGGTGCTATACAGCAAATACGCAGGCAGTCAATTTAAACTTGACGGACAAGAATTTACAATTATTCGTCAAAATGACATACTAGCAATAGTTGAATAA